A genome region from Phocoena sinus isolate mPhoSin1 chromosome 16, mPhoSin1.pri, whole genome shotgun sequence includes the following:
- the EMX2 gene encoding LOW QUALITY PROTEIN: homeobox protein EMX2 (The sequence of the model RefSeq protein was modified relative to this genomic sequence to represent the inferred CDS: inserted 1 base in 1 codon), which translates to MFQPAPKRCFTIESLVAKDSPLPASRSEDPIRPAALSYANSSPINPFLNGFHSAAAAAAGRGVYSNPDLVFAEAVSHPPNPAVPVHPVPPPHALAAHPLPSSHSXHPLFASQQRDPSTFYPWLIHRYRYLGHRFQGNDTSPESFLLHNALARKPKRIRTAFSPSQLLRLEHAFEKNHYVVGAERKQLAHSLSLTETQVKVWFQNRRTKFKRQKLEEEGSDSQQKKKGTHHINRWRIATKQASPEEIDVTSDD; encoded by the exons ATGTTCCAGCCGGCGCCGAAGCGCTGCTTCACCATCGAGTCGCTGGTGGCCAAGGACAGTCCCCTGCCCGCCTCGCGCTCTGAGGACCCCATCCGTCCCGCGGCGCTCAGCTACGCCAACTCCAGCCCCATAAACCCGTTCCTCAACGGCTTCCactcggccgccgccgccgccgccggcagGGGCGTCTACTCCAACCCGGACTTGGTGTTCGCCGAGGCGGTCTCGCACCCGCCCAACCCGGCCGTGCCCGTGCACCCGGTGCCGCCGCCGCACGCCCTGGccgcccaccccctgccctcctcGCACT CCCACCCCCTCTTCGCCTCGCAGCAGCGGGACCCGTCCACCTTCTACCCCTGGCTCATCCATCGCTACCGATATCTGGGCCACCGCTTCCAAG GGAACGACACAAGTCCGGAGAGCTTCCTTTTGCACAACGCGCTGGCCCGCAAGCCGAAGCGGATCCGAACCGCCTTTTCCCCGTCCCAGCTTCTGAGGCTGGAACACGCCTTCGAGAAGAACCACTACGTGGTGGGCGCAGAGAGGAAACAGCTGGCGCACAGCCTCAGCCTCACGGAAACTCAG GTAAAAGTATGGTTTCAGAACCGAAGGACGAAGTTCAAAAGGCAGAAGCTGGAGGAAGAAGGCTCAGATtcgcaacaaaagaaaaaagggacgCACCATATTAACCGGTGGAGAATCGCCACAAAGCAGGCGAGTCCCGAGGAAATAGATGTGACCTCAGAcgattaa